In Zingiber officinale cultivar Zhangliang chromosome 1A, Zo_v1.1, whole genome shotgun sequence, the DNA window CGATTCTCGTCGAAGTTGTTGGTCGCCTCTTGCAGGATGGCGAAAGACAGACGATAGCCAAAGTTTCCATTCAGTGTAACTGCAGTTCCATTAGAAGTCTGGCTCCCTGCGCTGTGAGAGGTGAAGCCATTGATGGAGAAAGGCACCCAAGACTTGGAATACTGTTCCTTAAGCTTCCTCTTTCGAAGGACTACGCAGAGAGCAACAGCAACGATGGCCACCACAACGGCTCCAAGTACTGGAGCCAATATGATGGCAAGGTTTTTCTTCGAACCAGGCGGTGTGACCGGAGACCCGCCGCCGGACCCGATCCTCATGATCTCGAGCCCATTGAGTATGCCATCAGGCAAAACACCGTTAATGTCTGAAGGACCAATGCTGATGTTGAGTTGAGTACCTGATGCATCACTTGCCTCCAAAACATAATCCCTATAGACAGGGGTTGCTAACTGCCTGTCTGTATAGCTAGAAAGATCAAGATTGGGAGCTACGAGccaggaattaatgtaaacattGAACAAGAGGTCTCCAGCTGCATCACTGACTATGTCACAGAAATGAAACCTAATCAAGTAGGATGAATTTGCATCCACCGGGAACCGCCATGACATATTGAATCTAGCATTTGAAGTATTGGAGGCAAGCAATCTCGCTGCCGTTGCATACACTGTGTCTGGAGCAGTCTCCTGAGTTGCTCCTCCTCCATTATAATTGATTCTTCCTGAGAAGATAAATGGCGCAGAAAGCGAATTGTTAAACGGCGGCGACTTCTGATCAGTGTCCCAAGTTCGCCACAGAGTATCATTGTTGGGGAAAATCTGAGGGCCGCCCATGTTGACTCTGTAAATCTTCTCCAACAACTGATCTGACAGACCCTGGTAGCTGCGGGGAGGATCGACGACGGTAGCAGTATCTGCGATTAAGGTTTCCGGAACAGATACGACTTCTATGGCGTTCACAAAGGCAAGGGAATTGTTTCCCGTCGGCGCAAATGTAAGGGCAAGAGTATTGCTATTTATGTTCACCAAGAACTCCTCGACGGCTGCAGAGTTCGCCTGAGGCTGGAAATGGTCGAGGAGGACGACATCTTGGGTCGACACAGTGAAGGTTGAGGAAGTGAGATCGAAGCTTCCGTAAACGGAGGGGAAGAAGTAGAGGCGAACGAAGTGTCTGCCATGGGCAGTGATTTGGAAGGAGTAGGAGGAGGGCACAGTGAACACCCGGGCATTTTGATACAGGGCAGCGCCGTAGGTGGAAGGGGGCACCGAGCCCGAGGTGTTGGCTAGGTTGTTCGAGGAGGGAGTCAAAGTCGAAGAGAAGGAAACATCGGAGACGAAAATTCGATCGTAGATGGTTGTATCGGTCAAGGAACCACAATCAATCAGGTAATTGTCTGCAGGAGTAAAAGCACAATGGATGCATCTGATTGAAACAAGCATAAAGATGATGCAGCTCACTCCAGTGCCTTTCATGGCCCTTAGCAGATAAACCTAACAGAAATCGAATCTGTTGGAGGAAGAAAAAAATCCTTTTTCTTCTTCAACGATGGAAATTAGAGATGCAGTTCAAGTATGCGGGAGAAATTAAGACATTAAGAAAAAAGCAGGTCTGACCAAAAACAAGGAAACCCTAATGCACCATTGATTTGCGGCTGATGCAGGGCCAggcaaagaaagaaaacaaagaaaccGATGCCGGGACTGGAGGAGCCGTAAATCTCCGCAGCAAGCAAAGAAACGACGAAAATCCAGCCGATATTAAACCAGAAACATGGATTCAACGTCAAGCAACAAGAGAGCCCCCAAAAGAGGAGATTTGACAGGGAAAAGAGAGGAAAGGTGGCACCTTTGGGGCACAGGATCACCGGGAAATCTGCAACGACGGATCCTAAGAGTGATCGCCGCCCTCCGTCGACCGCTCGGGATGGGCGTCACAGATGTCACGAGGAGAGAAAACCGGTGAAGAATCTAGGAGTTTGTTTAGAGGAGCAAGGAAAGCAAAACTGCCACCTGGTGCAATGAACAACGCAGAAGCTGGCGACGAACTGATTAATTGAAGTAAAGTGTACGACATCAGGTTCGGTGAAGTGATTAAGAAGAGGAGGGGAAGAAGGAGGTGAGTTGGCAGAGTTGTTTGTCATCATCACTGTCAAGATGGCAGCTTTCAGACGCACCAATTCCTGCCATTGATTGAGCTCACGTTACAGACAACATTCCTGTTTCCGTTTCCATGGCCATTCATCAACGTGGAAACTCAGGAAGGAGAAATTCTTACTCAATCTCgaggaattaaataaaatattgaggATAAAACAAAAGCAAAACGgcgttttaaaaattttctaaaatggcATTCTTTATTTATGAGACAATTAAGATTAACAAACTCTAATATTAGCTGTAGTCCTATCTAATTTATATTTGGAGTGCACGATTAGATAACACCATGTTACTCCCCCATGCAAGTcgaaataaattttaaacaaatgaGAAATCAACTCACACAATTTTTATTCAAATGATGAAAATGAGCTTTGAATAATTGGATTTTTCTTCAAGATTCCGCATTACTAGACTGCCCTTTATAAAATAGTCTGAGTTAATGGCGTTTGAACATCCGTCCTTTCCACATCATAGGAGCTTTCACAATGGTGTTCTGCATATGctcgaaattaattttaaaaagatgaTCACTTGTGAATATAAACGACTAAGAGTTTGGTTCCACTAATTAATCATTCaaccaattaaaaatatttaatttatcttGGTGGTATATTTTTCATAGAAATATAGCCTcggaaatataataataaaataaaataaaatttaaaagtgtCACAATACTACTActgtataatataatatattgaaATCACATTGACCCTTTATAATGAAAGGATAAAGTACCTgatttttgaaaatctgaattccAAATTGTTTGTCCCAACAACAAACTAACGAATTTTCttatgaaaaatattaatttaatttaatattatacttatcttagtaaaaaaaattaacaaaagtaTATTTTTAACATTATCGgcctaaaatattatagaagtttttttgatcttgtcaattctaagatgtgagactaaatagaaatatatttttttatataaaacaatcagagaaaattaatgatgagaaaaattcataataatacaccGTAGCTAGCTGAGTCTCAAATTCTAGATTACTGATTGTTTTGTTTATGgaattattaataaatcttataattatttttagtgtgaatagaaaaagatattaacgtaaattcattttaaatttaatcaaaattaattaataaaagggagagatttttaataaaataataaaattattaatctagGTATGCTTTactaatttttatattatttaaaggAGGTCTTATAATCGATGACAGTTAGAGGAGGCCGAAAACAGGCTGTCTGTTGAAACCGCGTGAAggattatttattcatttattttatttgagGACAAAAAgaataagtattttttaaataaataaataaatagataaataaaaatattttattatatccaGCGCAATTTGCGGCGTCGTGGCGAAATGATCATGCCTACCCATGACACGTCAGCTATCGCAATGTTCGCATGGATTCTACGCTAACGCGATTTGTCATTTTGTGCGTTAGGTTAATTCTATACCGCGTTTATTGAAATAATAATATTACTATAATTGTCAACAGATAGTTTAATTAGGATATTTTCGGGTTGGATAATCCATAGAGGTTTAGACGGGTCACGATCCAAAGTCCAATTGGGTTGGCCTGCCCGAGTAGACTAATTAGGACCAGTTAAGCCAGCTGAGCTAGTTGGGCTAGTCGGAGAAGAAGGCCGTGGCACTGGCGGCGAAGCGGCGGGGGCGGGCTTCTACCTAACTGTTAGGAAAAAGAACATCGGGCTTGAAATTAAGTGGAGATTATGAAATAATGGAGGATCAAATTGAAAATTTGTAATTTTCTCATTAAATTATAGGATAATTTCTCATCCATGGCTTCTTCGTCTGTATCGAATATATAAGGCGAATTTGGGCGGCGATCGGTCGGTGGGAGGCTGTCGGTGGCTCGGCTCGGCTGATTATCGATCCAGGCGCCCTTACAATCGCTCCGCGTTCCTTCCGCATCCCATTCCTCAGGGGTCTCCACCCTTCGCTTGGAGTGCTGCGGCTTCCACCGCCTCGATGGGCGCCTTGCCTTACGCTCACGTCGACACGAGCTTGCGTGCCCTCGCCGGACAAGCAGAGGGCTTCGGCCGATTCGCTATCGGAGGCCTCCATGGACCGGTCTACTATGTCACCTCCTTGGCAGGTTCCTTCTCCCCTTCACATTTCGTTACTTGCTAGGGTATCGTGTCAA includes these proteins:
- the LOC122015825 gene encoding receptor-like protein kinase HERK 1 — its product is MKGTGVSCIIFMLVSIRCIHCAFTPADNYLIDCGSLTDTTIYDRIFVSDVSFSSTLTPSSNNLANTSGSVPPSTYGAALYQNARVFTVPSSYSFQITAHGRHFVRLYFFPSVYGSFDLTSSTFTVSTQDVVLLDHFQPQANSAAVEEFLVNINSNTLALTFAPTGNNSLAFVNAIEVVSVPETLIADTATVVDPPRSYQGLSDQLLEKIYRVNMGGPQIFPNNDTLWRTWDTDQKSPPFNNSLSAPFIFSGRINYNGGGATQETAPDTVYATAARLLASNTSNARFNMSWRFPVDANSSYLIRFHFCDIVSDAAGDLLFNVYINSWLVAPNLDLSSYTDRQLATPVYRDYVLEASDASGTQLNISIGPSDINGVLPDGILNGLEIMRIGSGGGSPVTPPGSKKNLAIILAPVLGAVVVAIVAVALCVVLRKRKLKEQYSKSWVPFSINGFTSHSAGSQTSNGTAVTLNGNFGYRLSFAILQEATNNFDENRVIGVGGFGKVYKGALRDDTKVAVKRGNPKSQQGINEFHTEIELLSRLRHRHLVSLIGYCDEKNEMILVYEYMEKGSLKSHLYGSDMPALSWQQRLEICIGSARGLHYLHTGQAKAIIHRDVKSANILLDENLLAKVADFGLSKTGPELDQTHVSTAVKGSFGYLDPEYFRRQQLTEKSDVYSFGVVLLEVLCARPVIDPTLPREMVNLAEMGMKWQRRGELERIVDSRIAGSIRPESLKKFGETIEKCLADSGVERPSMGDVLWNLEYALQLHDADAGTISEVNSINQITELSPRVQNFSAYENAPPAGEAETSLLNDLSDVSMSKVFSQLIKSEGR